DNA from Elgaria multicarinata webbii isolate HBS135686 ecotype San Diego chromosome 8, rElgMul1.1.pri, whole genome shotgun sequence:
AgataagtaagccccactgagttcaatgaggcttactcgcaaataagtgtgcatgggaCGTTGATCCCATTGAACTCGGGATAAGTGTGTATCTAAAACGTGCTGGTGTGTTTTAAATGTGCCAGGGCGACTGGCAGATCTTATTGTCGCAGCTTTCTCTCACCCACCTCCCCAAACTTTATTTGGGGAAAGTTGGATTTATTTAACTTCCTTCAGAGAAGCGTAATGCAGCGCTGGAATTGGGCGCCCCGGCAATTTGGTACCTTAAGGACGCAcagcattgccccccccccctagaCTCCGGTCCCACATCCTTTTATGTTGACGTGATCACCCCACGCCAGAAAATTCACCATGCGCAGCCCTTTGTAAGAAACGGAGCTGACCTCTTGGTGGGACGAAAGCAGAGATTCAGTCTCGCATCTCCGGATGGCTGcatccctccccccaaccccccattTCTTCTCTAGATTTAGGAGCTCCTTTGCCCCACTTCGACCCCACTGCGGATTGAAGCCAGATCTGCTCCACCACCCCAGCAGAGTCGGGGAGAAGCCGAGCGTATACCTTCTCCAGCCCTCGCAGGTCCGACTGACTGTGATCTATGCTTTAAAGTGCCTCTAAAAAAAACCTGCGATGCTGCGGCAGGCTTGGTGCGTCCGCGTGTATTTACCTTTCGCCATAATAAACTCTTTTTCCCCTCGCTGACCTGCGTTTGAACCTGCGATTAGCACCGCATCATCAGTTTGAGAATTTACTCCGTCTCCTTGCTGGTGGTGCGGATTCCTTCATTCAGGGCCCTGGACGTAAATATAAACTCCATTCTGTGGGGTGAACTGCAGGCCAAGGACTAATTTTAGAGGAGGCGGTGGCCAAGGCTATTCTTCCCTCCACTGGTGACACCAGGGGTAGGGTTGGCCTAGGAGGCACTGTTGCTGTTTTACCCACCAGAGCCAGGGGTAAAAGACAGATGCGCAGAAATCAGGAAGGCGCAGAACCGAACAAATGCTCTCCGGTGATATAGGGCACTTCTGGTTACCATTTGTTTAATTTCGGCAGCTTAATTAATATAaagtgggttctagtccccactccgccatggaaacccactgggtgactttgggccaatcacagactctcagctctctacctcacagggttgttgttgtgaggatagcatggaggggaggaggattgtgtgtgccgccttgggttccttggaggaggaaaaagtggaatatatagatagatagatagatagatagatagatagatagatagatagatatagttgCTGCTACAACTACAAACAATTTGGAGTCAGATACTCTTGTCATCCACCGCAAATCTTGCAGAGGTAAGCCAGTAGAtcttgatctaccttctgctcagaaaactttccccccccccttcactttTCTGAGGATGCAGGGGCAACCTTCGCAGCACTAGGGAGCTGGATAtttggagcaggaggaggagcaggcaggCTTTCTCAATCTAAATCTTTACAACCGTTCCACACAAGAGGGATTTGATCATATCTGGAGCTACAGAAGTCCAGCAGAAGCAAGACGTTACAAAGGGAGGCCTCAACATAAATCAGGGTTTAGCCCCAGAATCTTGTTTTTACCATAATACtcaatcccattcatttaaatgggcctactctaagtaggattacaATGATATAATTTATTATTAGTGATGTATTTCTGTAGCTCCACCAGCCTGTAGGGTTAACACAGGGAAGGATTGTTTTGGTTAGGCTTGCCTGGGGTTAGTTACAGGCTGAGTGTAAGGCATGAGACCCCAAAGGCAATAAAGAaaagagtgcctttgagcatgtacagagctCCTAAGTCATTAAACCAGCCTCCACATTACAGAAGGATTTGCCTCCTAACAGTGCCCCCATTGAAGCAAGACTGCACTCTAGAAGGGCAGGGAAGGAATGTGTGGTCCTCAAGATAacgttagactgcaattcccatcagccttagccagtatCACCTGATGGCAGGGGATGAGGGGAGTTTGGAGGACTGCTACTCTAGAGGGCCAAACCATCTCTGAGGTACAAAAAAGGTGATGCTTCAACTGGATTCTACTAATACTGATCAAATACTGAGCAAATTTTGCACTTCAACAAAACTCTTAATCAGATTAGATGTTAAGGGAATAGAGCGATGAAGAAATGCTTGTATTATTTTAGTTCGTGGTTGCTGCAAAAAGATCTTGGATTCCACTAAAGCCTACAAACAAACATGGCTACTCTCCCTTCAGAGCTGTTTACCCCTTTGGACCAACATGGATATCTCCAAATCTTGATCATGTTTCCTAGGGAAAAAAGCTTGTCTACTTAAACAGGTGTGTGaatgagagtgagtgagtgagtgtttaGAGATAGATAACAGGTAGAAACCCAACAAGTCTAGCTTCCCCATCACTGCATTTCCAAGCCAGTATAAATTAGGTAATTGAATTTCTGTATCTCATCTAAGCCACAAATGGCTGCCTAGATGCCAAGGTGTCTAGCTCACGTAATTAAACTCAAtagtgcttactcccaagtaagtgaggaTTACTGTAGCTCAACAATAAATCCCACttattcctaagtaagtgtgATAGGTCTACTTTGCCAGGCTGCCATATTAAGCATACTTTCCTGAAGTCAGTGGAAGAAATAGGAGTAGGGTGAAAATCACTTAAATTACAAGTATGttgacttacagcacaatcttttgCCTCTCAATTttgtaaattccattgagttctatgggatTTATTCCATGTAAGTGtagataggattgcaggcttgTGTGCACTGCAGAGCATCTCAGGTCAGCTAGGGTCAAGACTTTCATGAGTAATTGTTATTCATGGAAGGAATTTCACAGCCTGTGCAGTAGTGAAATTCTTATGAGAGGTACAAGTACTTAAGCCAGTCTGTGAGGTGCAGGGCCTGCAAGGAATGTGTCAGATTCTGagctgggagacctgggttctaatccACACACAgcaatgaaactcactgggtgaccttgggacaGTCACCATCTCTCCAAGAGCAGTGAACCTTCAGGGCAAATTTGAGTAGGGTGGGGGATTTTTGAGAGGAAACTAGCCCCGGACAATCTGATTTAAGAGCACCATCCAGCTGTCACTTGCTTTTCaatcaaaataaaagtggccagtttaaacagccttaaaaataaaagcactATTAACACAATCTGTCATTTTGCCCTGTGCCCAGCCTATATCACAGGGTAACAGGGAGGGAACTGATCATGTATGAGGAATAAAAGTGAGAAgtaattattataaaataatTATTCTGCAGTTGCATAGGCATTGTTGCATGGGAGAAAGCCGAGAGCCAAAGATGCTGTGTTCCAAGGTTAGGCTGATGGATTGAGTCCTGAAAGTTTTGTGATTTTGGTGGGGGGGTTGGTTGGTGGGAAGAACCTTTCAaggctttattaatttattagctGTGCTAAGGACCACAAGATCACAACAGAGCCGGTGAAGTTGGCCTTAACAGCCTGGTTGAAGCCCAGTGCTGTTCATGTTTATTTGGTGGACCACAGAGACTccagcaaaaaaaagaaaagaagactggGTCAGCCTATTCTAGTCCTTGGCACTTACTGGGAAGAAGACCTCCTACTATCCACTAGTTTACTCTGGAGTGAGAAGTTCCAGGATCaaagaatattaaaacaaagaggattAGAACAACTGGAGATGAACAGGATTTACTTCGAAGTAAATGGGCATAGGAGTAGTGGTCAAGGCTTTCACAGCATAgttcctatacatgtctccttaAAAGTAAGTATTACTGAGTCCAAGGGAAATGGGGCTAGGATTGCAACTTAATGCAGAGCTTGCAGTCTTAGACCCACTCACTATgcccaagtcccattgaactgagcGAACAGTGTTGAGAATCGCATTTCGTGGCTGCACATTTACATCGGAGTAATTTATAGGCGCATTTCCATGGCAGTAAACCCCACCGAACACAGCCAGACCTAATCCCGAGTAAACGCGCTTGGGCTGCAAGCCTCATTtaaccaaggtgtgtgtgtgtgtgggggggtgactTTCGCGTAGAACTGGGATTGAGGCTGTGAGGTTACCAAGGCGCTTTGGAAGTTCAGGTCCATTGAAACCAGGGAAGATGTTCCGGATGGTCCGAGAGCGAGAAACGCCgacgcagctgctgctgctcctctttggCTACCGCTGGTTGGTTGAAATGAAACGGACACTCTGCTTTTTGTTTGGGCTGAgcctgggggcggggcgggagcgCGCAAAACCCGAACGGCTGAAGCCAGAGGCGGGGAAAGGAAGCGATCGGGGGGCGGCGCCTGCAGGCTACCAGCAGCAATTAAGGCTGAACTTTGGGTGAACTAATTGATCGCCTGGACCAAGGTAAAGAAGTGGGCAGCGACCTGGGGGGATCGAGGATGGGTATAAAAGGCGCCCCCGCAGCGGGGCTTGGCCCTGGTACTCGCACGCCGAGGGGGAAAGCAGGTGCCCGCGCCGTCGCCGCCGCCCAGCTTCGAGCCAGCGAGCGAGCCATGGGCCTGTCCGCCTTGCTGGCGAGCGCCGTGGGCACCTtcgtgctgctgccgctgctgctcttCGCGGCCTCCGTGAAGCTCTGGGACTTGTACTGCCTGCGGGGCCGCGATCGCGGCTGCGCCTTGCCGCTCCCCCCTGGCACCATGGGGCTGCCTTTCTTCGGGGAGACGCTGCAGTTGGTGTTGCAGGTAAGGAGGTGCAGGAGGGACGCCCGTGGCGGGGACCGAGGTCCAGGgggctttggggtgtgtgtgtgtgtgtgtgtgtgtgtgtgtgtgtgtgtccaaaccCCACTgattgttctccctctctctcctcgtTTCCGCAGCGGCGCAAATTCCTGCAGATGAAGCGGCGCAAGTACGGCCACATCTACAAGACGCACCTCTTCGGCCGCCCCACGGTGCGCGTGATGGGGGTGGAGAACGTGCGGCACATCTTGCTGGGCGAACACCGGCTGGTGGCCGTGCAGTGGCCCGCCTCGGTGCGCACCATCTTGGGCTCCGGCTGCCTCTCCAACCTCCACGACGGGCAGCACAAGTGCCGCAAGAAGGCAAGCGTGGGGAAGGCGCTCCCGGGCCGGGCAGGCAGCAGGGCAGGGCTCGGCGCCTCCAGCGAGGGGAGTCCTGGTGGATCGGGTCGTAGCAGCGGCAGGAGTCCAGCTTTGGCTGCTGCTATCCTAAAGGGGATGCAGATTTCTATTGAAAGAGCTTCAAACTTTTAGAAAAGTTCTGAACTCGAGCCTGGGGGCTCGATATATTACTCTAAATCTGTGTCTTGCAGCCATGGcttaaacattctctctctctctctctctctctttacttttgagtagatgcaGGGCCTGATCTAGATCTTAAGAGGCCCCAAGCCCTCACACTAGAGTCCCACTTCGGATTggggcccctgcacctactctacagtaacaatgaaaataaagcCGTAGTTGGTAAATGCACGTTTAAagtaacttaaaattaaatacacGTTTAAAGTAACCCTAACGTCAGAATGCTTCCTGGGCTGCAGAAAATGTTTTCTAGGAAGCGTGCTTTTAAGGGCTTGCAGAAAATACCCATGCAGTCGGGGgagggtttacttttgagtaaacaggcataggatggggagggggtggcaagACGCACTTTAAAGTGGGCTGGGTTGAAGAGAGAAACGGTGCCTTTGGACAGAGCCCAGCCAGTGGGAGTAGAAAGTCAGGACTTAAAACGCATCCGAGGAACATCCCTTCCAATAAAACACACTCCCAATAAAACTAATGGCGCCTTCTATAAATAGCTTCAAGAAGCAATGGGAGCAATCTAgggacaataaagaggtcttgGCGGCGCCCGGGTCCTCCACACCTAAGGCTTACTTAAGGAGAAGGCTCGTGGTGGCTTATAAAGTTGCTCTCCCCTTTCAAGACTAGATGATTTCTCTCCCACCAGTTATGGGAATTTTTTAAGATAGGCGATTCCTATTTTAAAACCTAAACATGTTCTTTTGGGGCACACAGACGGCCGTGAGTCACTTTCTTCCTCCCGACCCACTTTTAgttatttgtgggggggggggagggaatcctaGTCGCTGTTGTTGAAGGATTCGGTGGTCACGTCATCTGATCCTCTGGATGTTTACTCTGAAGCAAGTCCGGTTGAATTGAATGGGAGTAACTCTCCAGTGAATGTGACCAGGGTTGCCGCCTCACTGCGCAATCCTATACAGCTCCACTGAGAAGTAACCCACCATAAATTCAGTGCTGGGGACTGGTCCGCTTACTTACCCACGAagggggtataggattgcagcaagcGAGCCTCCTTCCTGGAGCACGTGTCTCGCTGAAGTCTGTTTCGGGTTGGGGGTGGCTGCAGGAAGACTGACATGAAAATCGGTGGGGCTGACCTTCCAGGAGGTAGAGAATCAGCTTGATTCTCATCTGGGGCAATCCCAGGTGCAATCGATCCCCCTCCTCCCGAAGTGTGTGTTCATTGTAGCTAGCGGCTCCAATGCAGCAATGTTGAAGATCCGAGAACgccgtgctccccccacccttggcCCAGCCCGAATTGACTCAGCGCCCGCCCAAAGCGTTTCTTCCAACTGGGCTGGGCGCCTTAAAAATCATCCcgtatccttccttccttctctcacaGGTCATCATGCGGGCCTTCTCCCGCGAGGCCTTGGAGCAGTACATCCCAGTGATCCAGGAGGAGGTGAGTGCTTGCCTGAGGCTGTGGTTGCTGGCTACTAGCGGTGGCGCCTGCCTGCTGGTTTACCCGGAGGTGAAGCGCCTCATGTTCCGCATCGCCATGCGCATCCTGCTGGGCTTCCGGCCGGGCCAGACGGGCTCCGACAGCGAGGAGTTCCTAGTGGAGGCCTTTGAGGAGATGATTCGCAACCTCTTCTCCCTGCCTATCGACGTGCCTTTCAGTGGTCTTTACAAGGTAAAAGATGACGCCCAGATTGGGGGTGCGGGGAGAGATGGCATTGTGCCTGGCTTGGAGAGCGAGTGGATCTGGGCCGGAGTCTAGAAGTTTGGGAAGCGGTGATGCTTGGTATTCCGGCGGCCTCAAGGGATTGCCCGCTCTGCTTGTAGGGCTTGAGGGCGCGGGACGTCATCCACGCAAAGATCGAGGAGAGCATCCGGGCGAAACTGGCTGGGAAGGAGCCGGCCGACGGCTACAAGGACGCGCTGCAGCTGCTGATGGAGCACACGCAGAGGAACGGGGAGCAGCTCAACATGCAGGTGAGGCCTTGGGCGCCTGGGTCTTCCTCCGCCTGGGGCGGGTTTCTTGCGTGGATCTACAGAGGTCTTGGAATGCCAGCCGGGCTCTGTCCAAAGGCGCCATCTGAGCAGACAAGGGAAGGACACCAGACTGTGGAGTGCTTGTGAATACTTTGGCTGGAGTAGACGCCGGGACTTTGCATGCTCCAGTCCCTCATGGATGTCTCTTGATTGAATGAGCCCTGCTACTTTGATCGCTTAATAGCTGTGCTGCAGGCAGAAAGCCCTCCGGTACAGTCTTTTCAAGACATGGGGATTCAGTAGTGGGGAAATGGCCATATGCATTTGCCCCAGGCAAGTGGTGAAACTAAACACAAGCAGAATAACATTTGAAGGAGAAGACTATTCCTGTGTAGAGTAACCAGGTTTTGTCTTGGTGGTGATGGGACAGGCAGGAATTCAGCAGGCAATGCTGTCTCCGGCGTTGAATCTCCATGTCTGGGAAAAGGCTGTTAGTGGCATGCTGTGGTCGGAAGCTATGAGCTGGCCCTCCAGGATGGCTACTTGCCTGGGCCATTAGGCATGCAGCCATCCcattcagtgtgtgtgtctttgaatTCAGACTGATGCACATTAAACAGTAAGCATGTAATCCTAGGTATGTCTACTTGAAAGTAAGCtttatggggcttactctcaggtaagtgtatcAGGTTGCAGCCTTGGAGACTGAATGTCTTCTGGAACTGTTGCCTGATGAAAGAAATCTTCGTT
Protein-coding regions in this window:
- the LOC134402245 gene encoding cytochrome P450 26A1, with product MGLSALLASAVGTFVLLPLLLFAASVKLWDLYCLRGRDRGCALPLPPGTMGLPFFGETLQLVLQRRKFLQMKRRKYGHIYKTHLFGRPTVRVMGVENVRHILLGEHRLVAVQWPASVRTILGSGCLSNLHDGQHKCRKKVIMRAFSREALEQYIPVIQEEVSACLRLWLLATSGGACLLVYPEVKRLMFRIAMRILLGFRPGQTGSDSEEFLVEAFEEMIRNLFSLPIDVPFSGLYKGLRARDVIHAKIEESIRAKLAGKEPADGYKDALQLLMEHTQRNGEQLNMQELKESATELLFGGHETTASAATSLITFLGLHQEVLQKVRKELKEKGLLGSMRQEKHLEMDVLEQLKYTGCVIKETLRLSPPVPGGFRVALKTFELNGYQIPKGWNVIYSICDTHDVAELFINKDDFNPDRFMSPFPEDASRFSFIPFGGGLRSCVGKEFAKILLKIFTVELARNCDWQLLNGPPTMKTGPIVYPVDNLPTKFTRFNGQV